A window from Trichomycterus rosablanca isolate fTriRos1 chromosome 21, fTriRos1.hap1, whole genome shotgun sequence encodes these proteins:
- the srrm4 gene encoding serine/arginine repetitive matrix protein 4 isoform X2, whose product MASLLQAEKELFEKFWKGTFKAVATPRPESVIIASIVNKLETSVCVAAKPHEAPSEREEQEVKETGRKRHRKHKAHKRHRRHRSHSVSVDSDFSPQPAPKRRKKKKKSERKRRRERRRFSSPSPIRKKKKKKKSSKKRKHHSSASKKRRHSSSGTRRKRKEDRKHKKRCHGASHHRRRSRRAESSDWRSSSTESRAADHSKSGFQSSARYRSGAHGGLEWCSALKLASKIHSECSVEHSRPGLETTLVQNKGRADYDSGNDTSSPPSSKIPGRRNVPCHETPEKLKFVDSSSDSGNSLSYESLSKAERGEGHVHSTVFKKIKSEESSSCAGFVSHRPTSSEKHEYRSETRSRSRSRSCKSSRHWGRDSRSRSSSSGRRSYSRSSSYSWDSRRGSVCSASSRQSGKYSRYTPDRIRGKRRSSSSRKHSRRRYSSPMRKRRRDSPSHLEARRITSARKRPIPYHRPSPSSSSSRSSSLSPWSLFSLTRSQSRSPIRSRSRSRSRSSCRSYSRSSSISSVDSGRSRSSRYS is encoded by the exons GTTGGAGACGTCAGTTTGCGTGGCAGCCAAACCCCACGAGGCACCGTCAGAGCGAGAGGAACAGGAAGTGAAGGAGACGGGGAGGAAGAGACACCGAAAACACAAAGCACATAAACGGCACAGACGCCACCGCTCCCACAG CGTGTCGGTGGATTCTGATTTCTCCCCTCAGCCTGCACCCAAGaggagaaagaagaagaaaaagtcagAGAGAAAGAGGAGGAGAGAAAG GCGTCGCTTCTCCAGTCCCTCACCAAtcaggaagaagaagaagaagaagaagagctCGAAGAAAAGGAAGCACCACAG CTCTGCCTCCAAGAAGAGAAGACACAG CTCTTCAGGTACAAGACGCAAACGGAAGGAGGACAGGAAGCATAAGAAGAG GTGCCACGGTGCCTCTCATCACAGACGCCGTTCACGGAGAGCTGAGAGTTCAGACTGGAGGTCGTCCAGCACTGagagcag AGCTGCAGATCACAGCAAATCAGGCTTTCAGAGCAGCGCCCGTTACCGCTCAGGAGCCCACGGGGGTTTGGAATGGTGTTCGGCACTGAAGCTCGCCTCTAAAATCCACTCGGAGTGCTCA GTCGAACACTCGCGTCCTGGGCTTGAAACAACCCTGGTCCAAAACAAGGGGCGTGCGGATTACGATTCAGGAAATGACACGTCCTCTCCGCCCTCGTCTAAGATCCCGGGACGGAGGAACGTCCCCTGTCACGAGACTCCAGAGAAGCTCAAATTCGTGGACAGCTCCTCCGATTCAGGAAACTCTCTGAGCTACGAGTCTCTGAGTAAAGCTGAACGCGGGGAGGGTCACGTCCATAGTACCGTGTTCAAAAAGATCAAAAG TGAGGAGTCCAGCAGCTGTGCTGGATTTGTGAGCCATCGACCAACATCCAGTGAAAAACATGAATATCGATCAGAAACGAGGTCTCGCAGCAGGAGCAGATCATGCAAAAGTTCTCGACACTGGGGACGTGATTCACGAAGCAGGTCCTCGTCCTCTGGTCGCAG gtCGTATTCTCGTTCGTCCAGTTATTCGTGGGACTCGAGGAGAGGGAGTGTGTGCAGCGCCAGCAGTCGACAGAGTGGAAAATATTCCAGATACACACCAGACAG gaTTCGAGGTAAAAGAAGAAGCTCAAGCTCTAGAAAGCACAGCAGAAGAAGATACTCTTCACCCATGAGGAAACGGAGAAGGGATTCACCCAGTCATTTAGAGGCTCGAAGAATTACCAG CGCCAGAAAGAGGCCGATCCCGTACCACCGCCCGAGCCCGTCCTCCTCCTCCAGCCGCTCCAGCAGCCTGTCACCCTGGAGTCTGTTTTCACTCACCCGCAGCCAATCACGAAGCCCGATCCGCAGCCGGAGCAGGAGTCGCAGCCGCTCTTCGTGTCGCAGCTACAGTCGCAGCTCATCGATAAGCTCCGTCGACAGCGGCAGGAGCAGGAGCTCGCGCTACAGCTAA
- the srrm4 gene encoding serine/arginine repetitive matrix protein 4 isoform X1, with translation MASLLQAEKELFEKFWKGTFKAVATPRPESVIIASIVNKLETSVCVAAKPHEAPSEREEQEVKETGRKRHRKHKAHKRHRRHRSHSVSVDSDFSPQPAPKRRKKKKKSERKRRRERRRFSSPSPIRKKKKKKKSSKKRKHHSSASKKRRHSSSGTRRKRKEDRKHKKRCHGASHHRRRSRRAESSDWRSSSTESRAADHSKSGFQSSARYRSGAHGGLEWCSALKLASKIHSECSQVEHSRPGLETTLVQNKGRADYDSGNDTSSPPSSKIPGRRNVPCHETPEKLKFVDSSSDSGNSLSYESLSKAERGEGHVHSTVFKKIKSEESSSCAGFVSHRPTSSEKHEYRSETRSRSRSRSCKSSRHWGRDSRSRSSSSGRRSYSRSSSYSWDSRRGSVCSASSRQSGKYSRYTPDRIRGKRRSSSSRKHSRRRYSSPMRKRRRDSPSHLEARRITSARKRPIPYHRPSPSSSSSRSSSLSPWSLFSLTRSQSRSPIRSRSRSRSRSSCRSYSRSSSISSVDSGRSRSSRYS, from the exons GTTGGAGACGTCAGTTTGCGTGGCAGCCAAACCCCACGAGGCACCGTCAGAGCGAGAGGAACAGGAAGTGAAGGAGACGGGGAGGAAGAGACACCGAAAACACAAAGCACATAAACGGCACAGACGCCACCGCTCCCACAG CGTGTCGGTGGATTCTGATTTCTCCCCTCAGCCTGCACCCAAGaggagaaagaagaagaaaaagtcagAGAGAAAGAGGAGGAGAGAAAG GCGTCGCTTCTCCAGTCCCTCACCAAtcaggaagaagaagaagaagaagaagagctCGAAGAAAAGGAAGCACCACAG CTCTGCCTCCAAGAAGAGAAGACACAG CTCTTCAGGTACAAGACGCAAACGGAAGGAGGACAGGAAGCATAAGAAGAG GTGCCACGGTGCCTCTCATCACAGACGCCGTTCACGGAGAGCTGAGAGTTCAGACTGGAGGTCGTCCAGCACTGagagcag AGCTGCAGATCACAGCAAATCAGGCTTTCAGAGCAGCGCCCGTTACCGCTCAGGAGCCCACGGGGGTTTGGAATGGTGTTCGGCACTGAAGCTCGCCTCTAAAATCCACTCGGAGTGCTCA CAGGTCGAACACTCGCGTCCTGGGCTTGAAACAACCCTGGTCCAAAACAAGGGGCGTGCGGATTACGATTCAGGAAATGACACGTCCTCTCCGCCCTCGTCTAAGATCCCGGGACGGAGGAACGTCCCCTGTCACGAGACTCCAGAGAAGCTCAAATTCGTGGACAGCTCCTCCGATTCAGGAAACTCTCTGAGCTACGAGTCTCTGAGTAAAGCTGAACGCGGGGAGGGTCACGTCCATAGTACCGTGTTCAAAAAGATCAAAAG TGAGGAGTCCAGCAGCTGTGCTGGATTTGTGAGCCATCGACCAACATCCAGTGAAAAACATGAATATCGATCAGAAACGAGGTCTCGCAGCAGGAGCAGATCATGCAAAAGTTCTCGACACTGGGGACGTGATTCACGAAGCAGGTCCTCGTCCTCTGGTCGCAG gtCGTATTCTCGTTCGTCCAGTTATTCGTGGGACTCGAGGAGAGGGAGTGTGTGCAGCGCCAGCAGTCGACAGAGTGGAAAATATTCCAGATACACACCAGACAG gaTTCGAGGTAAAAGAAGAAGCTCAAGCTCTAGAAAGCACAGCAGAAGAAGATACTCTTCACCCATGAGGAAACGGAGAAGGGATTCACCCAGTCATTTAGAGGCTCGAAGAATTACCAG CGCCAGAAAGAGGCCGATCCCGTACCACCGCCCGAGCCCGTCCTCCTCCTCCAGCCGCTCCAGCAGCCTGTCACCCTGGAGTCTGTTTTCACTCACCCGCAGCCAATCACGAAGCCCGATCCGCAGCCGGAGCAGGAGTCGCAGCCGCTCTTCGTGTCGCAGCTACAGTCGCAGCTCATCGATAAGCTCCGTCGACAGCGGCAGGAGCAGGAGCTCGCGCTACAGCTAA